CTGCTGCGGGAGTGCCATCGGGTCATGAAACCCGGTGCAACAATGCGCATTGCCACGCCGGATCTCGAGGTCATACTCGGATTGTGCAGTCCGCAACGGAATGCCATGCAGGACCGGTACATTCGCTGGATAACCGACCGTTACCTGGACGGCACCCGGTACCATCCGACCTTAGTTATCAACAATGCCTTCCGAAACTGGGGGCACCAATTCCTGTACGACGCCGAACTGTTGTCGCGGATTCTGGCCGAGGCCGGGTTTGTCGGGATCAGACGCGTCGGCATCGGTGAATCGGCCGATCCGAATCTGCGCGGTTTGGAATCGCACGGCGCCAACGTCGGCGATGAGGATATCAACCGATTCGAGACGATGGTGTTCGAAGCCGACCGGCCCGGCTGACGCTCCGCCGCCCGGCACGATCCAATCCCAAGCCGACGCTTCGGCTGTTGCCTCTGCCAGCGCGTCCGATCGATCGGCTATGAATGCCACAATTCCATATGGCGCTTGTGGGTCTCCAGATACGCGCCCGGCTGGAAGTGGTGATCGTAGAAACCCAAATCCAGATGATGCGCCTGCAAATACATCAGGTGAAACACCGGCGGCATCGTCGCCGGGAACCTGCCGAAGCGGTCATAGACGAATTGCGCCATCGTGGCGACGCACTCCTTGAATTCTTCATTGTGAAGCTGTGCGCTGGAGCGGACCTTCGGGTTGTCCTTCCACGGTCCGGGGGTTTCGCGGTGGAATGGCCCGCCGGGGCCGAACTTGCGCTGCACGACCGATTCGACCGCCCCGCGCATGTCGCCGAAGTGCGGCGGGCAATGCGCCGCAAAGACGCCGTCGCGTCCGGTGATGTTCGGCAGCGCCCAGCGCTCGTCGGTGTCGAAGCGGAATCCCAGGCCCGGCACATCGGGGTTGCCGCTGGCGCCCAACACCGAGTGCGGATCGACCCCGTCGAACATCCAGCCCCCCAATCCCATCGACTGCAACATCAGCATTCCGGCGTAGCAAGATGTCGCCAGCTCGGCGGTCACTTCGGTGATCGTATAACGGTCGATGAAGCTGAGCGGATACGGATTCTCAATGTCGACGAGACCGGAGAATTTCGTCAGTCCGGCGATCCGTTCGTTGTGGATGTCGTCGTAGATGCAGTAGCCGTTTTGGACGAGGAAACAAAGAATGCCGATACAATGCTGCGCCACGTCGGCCACCGGAAAAACGACCGTCGAGCCGGGACGGTTCACGCACCAGGTATTGTGTCCTTCCATGTAGGGTTCTTCCGGCGGGAGGTTGAGCCGCCCGTCGGACAGCTTCCGTATCCGTCCTCTGTGTGCGCCCAGCCACGCCGCCAGCTCGATCGGCGCACCGTTGCCGTCGACCATCGACGGTGCATCGCGGGTCGGGAAGAAGTAAACGCCGTTGTCGTCGGTGTAAAACAGCTCGCTGGTGTGGAACCCCGCCGCCGAAGGAAATGTCCGGCCTCCAGCCGCCATGGAGTAGTTGGACAGGTGAGGCGCATACTTCTTGTGACGGTAAATCATGTGATGCCAGCCGGTGTTCCCGCCTGTCGCGGTTAACACGAGCATCTGCTCCAGATCGGATAACGG
This genomic stretch from Candidatus Zixiibacteriota bacterium harbors:
- a CDS encoding methyltransferase domain-containing protein, yielding MDLRGSLKRFPWLVRFVRRLRRARSVQYRLYAPVARRRYLRRHTTRKLQLGTGGSHMPGWLSTDREPIDRTIVYQNVTRRFPFADATFDFVFSEHLIEHLSYRHGRHLLRECHRVMKPGATMRIATPDLEVILGLCSPQRNAMQDRYIRWITDRYLDGTRYHPTLVINNAFRNWGHQFLYDAELLSRILAEAGFVGIRRVGIGESADPNLRGLESHGANVGDEDINRFETMVFEADRPG